In a genomic window of Streptomyces koelreuteriae:
- a CDS encoding TetR/AcrR family transcriptional regulator — MAEGLRERKKRETRQRISDIATGLFLEHGFVTVTIADVAEAADVSVNTVYNYFPAKEDLFFDRSQGVVDRLSRWVRGRDEGESAARAVLRELRAETEAVSPRMGLIEGYDRFMRCIDEAPPLRSRLWSIQQEVQDNLEATLREETGAGAGDPLPGLIAGQICWIHGTVFVAVGREMVKGRNPDEVSREMLVLLDDIEELLSEKVLNYAVRGAP, encoded by the coding sequence ATGGCTGAGGGGCTCAGGGAACGGAAGAAGCGCGAGACCAGGCAGCGCATCTCGGACATCGCCACCGGGCTGTTCCTGGAGCACGGGTTCGTGACGGTGACGATCGCGGACGTGGCGGAGGCGGCCGACGTCTCCGTGAACACCGTCTACAACTACTTCCCGGCCAAGGAGGACCTCTTCTTCGACCGCTCCCAGGGCGTCGTCGACCGCCTCTCCCGCTGGGTGCGCGGCCGGGACGAGGGAGAGTCGGCCGCCCGGGCGGTCCTGCGCGAACTGCGCGCCGAGACCGAGGCCGTCTCCCCCCGGATGGGCCTCATCGAGGGCTACGACCGCTTCATGCGCTGCATCGACGAGGCGCCGCCGCTGCGCTCCCGGCTGTGGAGCATCCAGCAGGAGGTCCAGGACAACCTGGAGGCGACCCTCCGTGAGGAGACCGGTGCCGGTGCCGGCGACCCGCTGCCGGGGCTGATCGCCGGTCAGATCTGCTGGATCCACGGCACCGTCTTCGTCGCCGTCGGCCGCGAGATGGTCAAGGGGCGCAACCCGGACGAAGTGTCACGAGAGATGCTCGTCCTCCTCGACGACATCGAGGAGCTGTTGAGCGAGAAGGTGCTCAACTACGCCGTACGAGGCGCTCCCTGA
- a CDS encoding ABC transporter ATP-binding protein, with the protein MAIISTAGLARTFQTKRGPVPAVRGIDLTVREGEILGFLGPNGAGKTTTLRMLTTLLEPTGGAATVAGHDLATDPAGVRRACGYVAQSGGVDPGITVREELVTQGRLYRLSRADAAERAEELARDLGLADLLESKCAALSGGQRRRLDIAMALTHRPKVLFLDEPTTGLDPGRRADLWDLVRRLRDEHGTTVFLTTHYLDEADALSDRLVVVDRGVVVAEGTPSALKLRHGGSIDASLQDTFLAITGRSADPADRAPVAV; encoded by the coding sequence ATGGCGATCATCAGTACGGCTGGACTGGCGCGTACCTTCCAGACGAAGCGCGGCCCGGTGCCCGCCGTGCGCGGCATCGATCTGACCGTCCGCGAGGGCGAGATCCTCGGCTTCCTCGGCCCGAACGGCGCCGGCAAGACGACCACCCTGCGGATGCTGACGACCCTGCTGGAGCCGACCGGCGGAGCCGCCACCGTCGCGGGCCACGACCTGGCGACCGACCCGGCCGGGGTGCGGCGGGCCTGCGGCTACGTGGCGCAGTCCGGCGGCGTGGACCCGGGCATCACCGTGCGGGAGGAGCTGGTCACCCAGGGGCGCCTGTACCGGCTGAGCAGGGCGGACGCCGCCGAGCGCGCCGAGGAGCTGGCGCGCGACCTGGGCCTTGCCGACCTGCTCGAGAGCAAGTGCGCCGCGCTCTCCGGCGGACAGCGGCGGCGTCTGGACATCGCGATGGCGCTCACCCACCGCCCGAAGGTGCTGTTCCTCGACGAGCCGACGACCGGTCTCGACCCCGGCAGGCGGGCCGACCTGTGGGACCTGGTGCGCCGGCTGCGCGACGAGCACGGCACGACCGTCTTCCTGACCACCCACTACCTCGACGAGGCCGACGCGCTCTCCGACCGGCTGGTCGTCGTCGACCGGGGCGTGGTGGTCGCCGAGGGCACCCCGAGCGCGCTGAAGCTCCGCCACGGCGGCTCGATCGACGCCTCGCTCCAGGACACGTTCCTCGCCATCACCGGGCGCAGCGCCGACCCCGCCGACCGGGCCCCCGTCGCCGTATAG
- a CDS encoding ABC transporter permease: protein MLLHDTALVYGRYLRQSLRSRFALLFGVLMPLLYLLFFGPLLTDLPLGERGSSWQVLVPGLLLQLGLFGASFAGFSIIIEKGQGVVERMRVTPVSRLALLLGRVLRDATVFVFQAVLLVLAAVAMGLRAPLAGVLIGFGFVALLSLSLASLSYALAMKLDTPQSFGPAINALTMPSMLLSGLMLPMTLGPAWLDVLSHLMPFRYLVDAVREAYVGGYTTWPMLYGVLVAVGLTALSVTVGTRVFRTAGA, encoded by the coding sequence ATGCTGTTGCACGACACCGCGCTCGTCTACGGGCGCTATCTCCGCCAGTCCCTGCGCTCCCGTTTCGCGCTGCTCTTCGGCGTGCTGATGCCGCTGCTCTATCTGCTGTTCTTCGGTCCCCTGCTCACGGATCTGCCGCTCGGTGAGCGGGGCAGCTCCTGGCAGGTGCTCGTCCCCGGGCTGCTGCTCCAACTGGGTCTGTTCGGGGCGTCGTTCGCCGGCTTCTCGATCATCATCGAGAAGGGACAGGGGGTGGTCGAACGCATGCGCGTCACCCCGGTCAGCCGGCTGGCCCTGCTGCTGGGCCGGGTGCTGCGGGACGCCACGGTGTTCGTCTTCCAGGCGGTGCTGCTGGTGCTGGCGGCGGTGGCGATGGGCCTGCGGGCCCCGCTGGCCGGTGTGCTGATCGGCTTCGGGTTCGTCGCCCTGCTCTCGCTCTCGCTGGCCTCGCTGTCGTACGCGCTGGCCATGAAGCTGGACACCCCGCAGAGCTTCGGCCCGGCGATCAACGCGCTGACCATGCCGTCCATGCTGCTGTCCGGCCTGATGCTCCCGATGACCCTGGGCCCGGCCTGGCTGGACGTCCTGTCGCACCTCATGCCGTTCCGCTATCTGGTGGACGCGGTGCGCGAGGCATACGTCGGCGGCTACACGACATGGCCCATGCTCTACGGCGTTCTGGTGGCCGTCGGCCTCACGGCGCTGTCCGTGACAGTGGGCACACGCGTGTTCCGAACCGCCGGAGCGTAA
- a CDS encoding cob(I)yrinic acid a,c-diamide adenosyltransferase → MVNLTRIYTRTGDQGTTALGDMSRVAKTDLRISAYADANEANAAIGTAIALGGLDEEVVKVLTRVQNDLFDVGADLSTPVVENPEFPPLRVEQFYIDKLEADCDRFLEQVEKLRSFILPGGTPGAALLHQACTVVRRAERSTWAALEVHGETMNPLTATYLNRASDLLFILARTANKQVGDVLWVPGGER, encoded by the coding sequence ATGGTCAATCTGACGCGCATCTACACCAGGACCGGCGACCAGGGCACCACCGCCCTCGGCGACATGAGCAGGGTCGCCAAGACCGACCTCAGGATCTCCGCGTACGCCGACGCCAACGAGGCGAACGCGGCGATCGGCACCGCGATCGCCCTGGGCGGCCTGGACGAGGAGGTCGTCAAGGTCCTCACCCGTGTGCAGAACGACCTGTTCGACGTGGGTGCGGACCTGTCGACGCCGGTGGTGGAGAACCCGGAGTTCCCGCCGCTGCGGGTCGAGCAGTTCTACATCGACAAGCTGGAGGCGGACTGCGACCGCTTCCTCGAACAGGTGGAGAAGCTCCGCTCCTTCATCCTTCCGGGCGGCACCCCGGGCGCGGCCCTGCTCCATCAGGCCTGCACGGTCGTACGCCGGGCGGAGCGCTCGACGTGGGCCGCCCTGGAGGTGCACGGCGAGACGATGAACCCCCTGACGGCGACCTACCTCAACCGCGCCTCCGACCTGCTGTTCATCCTCGCGAGGACGGCGAACAAGCAGGTCGGAGACGTGTTGTGGGTGCCGGGCGGAGAGCGCTAG
- a CDS encoding DUF5708 family protein has protein sequence MTKAKQYVTEGVVTFLIGLLLWRFTGDVDVPVVTLTKVGIVMMIVGGVLSANGVWHAARGRT, from the coding sequence ATGACCAAGGCGAAGCAGTATGTGACCGAAGGCGTCGTCACCTTCCTGATCGGCCTGCTGCTGTGGCGCTTCACCGGAGACGTGGACGTCCCCGTCGTCACCCTCACCAAGGTCGGCATCGTGATGATGATCGTCGGCGGGGTCCTCTCCGCCAACGGCGTCTGGCACGCGGCGCGGGGGAGAACCTAG
- a CDS encoding sensor histidine kinase — protein sequence MAVRLPRPRRFDVYIAAGGLLGGLLLWGVGLATRPHTEVYVLLPGRWPVLLPLFVMAGCELLRRAAPRTALLTGTAAIVLDTLTQGNLVTILMYTDLMYAAVLYGTPASARRIPRITGLLSVIGAVVPFALWREPEVLLIGVVTGIVAFGPAATGLIVRNHRDAAESARLRAEQTALLAEMDRTQAVTAERARMARELHDMVANHLSAIAIHSTAALSLDDPKTSQDALVVIRENSVEGLSEMRRLIGILRDSSGDLEPAAAPTLDGLGALVTGARANGLDVTLENTGQGEVPTPVELAAYRIVQESLTNALKHSDSGRVTVSLAQRNGSLVVTVTSPYGDRDAPRAPGSGAGLVGMRERAALLDGTFEAGPEDSPDGKIWAVRAALPIVEGESE from the coding sequence ATGGCCGTACGACTCCCCCGCCCACGCCGCTTCGACGTCTACATCGCGGCGGGCGGCCTGCTCGGCGGACTGCTGCTGTGGGGCGTAGGCCTGGCCACCCGTCCGCACACCGAGGTGTACGTGCTGCTGCCGGGACGCTGGCCGGTGCTGTTGCCCCTCTTCGTCATGGCCGGCTGTGAGCTGCTGCGCCGGGCCGCCCCGCGCACCGCCCTGCTGACCGGCACGGCCGCGATCGTCCTGGACACCCTCACCCAGGGCAACCTGGTCACGATCCTGATGTACACCGACCTGATGTACGCGGCCGTCCTGTACGGCACACCCGCCTCGGCCCGCCGCATTCCACGCATCACCGGGCTGCTCTCGGTGATCGGGGCCGTGGTGCCGTTCGCCCTGTGGCGCGAGCCCGAGGTACTGCTGATCGGGGTGGTCACGGGCATCGTGGCCTTCGGCCCCGCCGCCACCGGGCTGATCGTCCGCAACCACCGCGACGCCGCCGAGTCCGCCCGGCTGCGCGCCGAGCAGACCGCGCTGCTCGCCGAGATGGACCGCACCCAGGCGGTCACCGCCGAACGCGCCCGAATGGCCCGCGAACTGCACGACATGGTCGCCAACCATCTGTCCGCCATCGCCATCCACTCCACGGCCGCCCTCTCCCTCGACGACCCCAAGACCTCCCAGGACGCGCTGGTCGTCATCCGCGAGAACAGCGTGGAGGGGCTCTCGGAGATGCGGCGGCTGATCGGCATCCTGCGCGACAGCAGCGGTGACCTGGAACCGGCCGCGGCCCCGACGCTCGACGGCCTCGGCGCGCTGGTGACGGGCGCCCGCGCCAACGGCCTCGACGTCACGCTGGAGAACACCGGACAGGGCGAGGTGCCGACGCCGGTCGAACTCGCCGCCTACCGCATCGTGCAGGAGTCACTGACCAACGCGCTCAAGCACTCCGACTCGGGCCGTGTCACCGTGTCCCTCGCCCAGCGGAACGGCTCGCTCGTCGTCACCGTGACCAGCCCCTACGGCGACCGGGACGCCCCCCGCGCGCCCGGCTCCGGCGCCGGTCTGGTCGGCATGCGCGAGCGGGCGGCACTGCTGGACGGCACGTTCGAGGCCGGCCCCGAGGACTCACCGGACGGCAAGATCTGGGCCGTACGCGCCGCTCTGCCCATCGTCGAAGGAGAATCCGAATGA
- a CDS encoding response regulator: MIRVLVAEDQSAVRAGLVLILRSAPDIEVAGEAADGEQAVELARELRPDLVLMDVQMPRLDGVSATRQVVSEGLADVLVLTTFDLDEYVFGALRAGASGFLLKNTEARQLLEAVRTVARGEGLISPAVTRRLIAEFAAKPTREPTADPAVLDRLTRREREVLSCLGEGLSNADIADRLDMAEATVKTHVSRLLGKLELRSRVQAAVLAQELGV, encoded by the coding sequence ATGATCCGCGTCCTGGTCGCCGAGGACCAGTCCGCCGTCCGCGCGGGACTGGTCCTCATCCTGCGCAGCGCGCCCGACATCGAGGTGGCCGGCGAGGCGGCGGACGGCGAGCAGGCGGTGGAGCTGGCCCGCGAGCTGCGGCCGGACCTGGTGCTGATGGACGTTCAGATGCCACGCCTGGACGGGGTGTCGGCGACCCGCCAGGTCGTCTCGGAAGGGCTCGCCGATGTACTGGTGCTGACCACCTTCGACCTCGACGAGTACGTCTTCGGGGCGCTGCGGGCAGGCGCGTCCGGCTTCCTGCTGAAGAACACCGAGGCCAGGCAGCTGCTGGAGGCCGTGCGCACGGTCGCGCGCGGGGAAGGGCTGATCTCCCCGGCGGTCACCCGGCGGCTGATCGCGGAGTTCGCCGCGAAGCCGACCCGGGAGCCCACGGCCGACCCGGCCGTTCTGGACCGGCTGACCCGGCGCGAGCGCGAGGTGCTGTCCTGCCTCGGCGAGGGCCTGTCCAACGCGGACATCGCCGACCGGCTCGACATGGCCGAGGCGACCGTGAAGACCCACGTCAGCAGGCTGTTGGGGAAGCTGGAGCTGCGCAGCCGGGTGCAAGCGGCGGTGCTGGCACAGGAGTTGGGTGTCTGA